The Nicotiana sylvestris chromosome 6, ASM39365v2, whole genome shotgun sequence genomic sequence TAGAATCCAGTAGCTTAATACGATTAGAATCCCGAACCCAATAAACTTGAAATCTTGGTTCCGTTTCTGAATCAGGGTAGACTGCTTATATCACACTTCTTGGGTGCAGTCCTTACCCGGGTTCTGTTTGAATATGGGATACTTTGTGCACCAGGCTGTCATGCCTTTTTTAATTTAGGAATAAGTGGAAACATTTTAAAGTTCTTTACTGTATGATATTTGTTTGATATATTACCTGAATGGGAAAACTGGAGGTAATTTCTGAAAAGGGAAGAAATTGACACTGTTTGTTGAAATAGGTGCTTTAACTTCATTTCTTTTTTCTGAACAATTTAAGAATAATTGGTCAATTTTAAACAGGAAGAAATTAGCAATACGAGGTGACATAGGTTCTTTAATTGTTTTGAACCAATTTTGGATCAATTGGAGTTATGCTAAAAAGGGTGAAATTACATACCATTACAAAAAGCAGCTCGGTGCACGAAGCATCCGGCGTTTACGCAGGGTCCGTGGAAGGCCCGCACCCAAAGAGGGTGTGATATAGGCAGTTTATCCTGATGCAAGGCTAATTCcatggctcgaacccgtgacctataggtgAAATTGCTATTATTTGGTGAAATAAGTTCTTTAaatgtgttttttttttgtttggaaATGGCAGTTGGGAATGGGAAGTGCAGTTGAAACACTATGTGGGCAAGCATTTGGAGCAAAGAAATATGATATGTTAGGAGTTTATCTGCAAAGAtcaacaattctcctaactctaACAGGAATTTTACTCGCTTTCGTGTACATTTTCTGCAAGCCAATTCTAATATTTCTAGGCGAATCGGAAAGAATTGCTTCAGCAGCTGCCTTATTCGTGTACGGTCTAATTCCCCAAATTTTCGCCTACGCGTTAAATTTCCCAATTCAGAAGTTTCTACAAGCTCAGAGTATTGTAGCGCCAAGTGCATACATTTCAGCTGCGACTTTAGTGTTGCATTTAGTGATGAGTTGGGTTGTGATTTACAAGATTGGGCTTGGTCTACTCGGGGCGTCTTTGATACTGAGTTTGTCATGGTGGATAATCGTAATAGGCCAATTTGTGTATATTGTGAAAAGTGAGAGGTGTAAGCAAACATGGAATGGGTTCAGTTTGCAGGCGTTTTCCGGCTTGCCGGTGTTTTTCAAGTTATCAGCAGCGTCTGCGGTGATGTTGTGCTTGGAGACATGGTACTTTCAAATTGTGGTTTTGCTCGCTGGATTGCTTGAAAATCCTGAATTGTCTTTGGATGCTCTTTCTATTTGGTAAGACCACAAACCCCTGCCAATTCTTTTTGGTTCACAAGATAGGGTATATTTACAATCAATTGATTCTTGTTTAACTACCTCTAGTGTACAGTAGGAAAGAAGATATCGACATAAAAGTTGGATATCAATTCATACTTATGATATTTTAGTAATTATAATCCAACTCTGAAGAGgagagcaacggtaaagttgtctccatgtgacctataggtcatggTTTCGAGCCGTGAAGTCAGTCATTAATGTTTGCATTACGATAGACTGTCTAACATCACACACCCATTGGGGTGCGGCTCTTCCCCGGACCCAGGTCAAAGCTCATCTTTTTCATTCAGGACTTCTCGTTTCGACCCAATTTTCCCAAGATAGTACTAGCACTCTTCACAAAAATTagattgaatttttgaattttttttttttgcagatgAGTTTCAAGTTTGAAAAGTGGTTAAAAATTCATTTTTGCTCAACAGAATCTGTAAaaaattttcaagtgaaatgcatgtccaaatataatttcaaataccctttttcaacttaactccaaatactacatttttttttaaaaaaaatcacaatttttatgtccaaaagCCTACTAAAATTCTGGTAGTTAACCTTGCATAGTAGCACTGGATTTGTATGAAAAGAACTAATGTTTGTCCAAATTATTCCTAATTTTATCTTGTACTTTTATCTTACCTTTTATTGTTCTTATGTCACTGTCCCTTTCTCAAGTTGGCAGAAACTTCAACCTTTTCCCCCTTTGAGCCAACAAAAAAGCCAGAGATAATGCTTTAAAATGGAAAGTTTCCATATTCAGTGTATCCAATTTAATATGATGCTAATACGTAACTGAACACTTTCAAAGTATTAATTCACTTAGTTAAACATTAGTGGCAAAGAAAGAAAGTTATGATATTTAAATAATTTAGTAAGAGCATATTTTAGTGATTAAGTTATATattacttgttttgaaaacatTGCTAACTTCTAGATTTGTGTACTGATTTGTACTGCTACAGTATttctccctccgttccaatttgtGTGAGGTTTGTTTGACTCGACATGGAATTTAAGGGAAAAAAGTAGCTTTGTAAAACTTGTGTTCGTAAAAGCTTAATGAGTAAAAACTTTATAGGGTCACAACATTTGTATGATGGTGTAAAAACGTCTCATTAAGGTTAAAATTTGTAAATTGTAAAGttaagttaaattgtttctaGATATAGAAAtctgtcattctttttggaagaGATTAATAAAGAAAGTGCATCAAAAAAATtgagacggagggagtattattttCTTTAATCCCAATACTTTTCACATTTTCctgtttatattttgaaaattttaaatccATAATCTATATTTCCagaaacagtgtttggatagtcAAAATTTACTCTTAAAAGTCAATAAAACTTACTTGAAAAGCTTATAGGATGTttacgacaacaacaacaaacccagtgaatCTCACAAGTGCAGTTTGGGAATGGTAGTGTGTACgcggaccttacccctatcccgaaaaggcaaagaggttgtttccgatagaccctttTATAGGGTGTTTGACTGTTATAAATCAAATTAACTTATGAACATGTAAACTTTAAAAGATTCTTCTTTCATTACTTAGAGGTAAGTCTAATTATTTGTAAACTATAGAATCTATGCTCTTATACTTGCTAGTATTATGAATAAGGTAGGTCATAAATTTTCAATAGCTAACCATTTTGTCCTTTGCTTTGTGTTTGGTGGGAATAACTAAAGCATGACAATTTCTGGTTGGGTATTCATGATATCAGTTGGATTCAATGCAGCAGCAAGGTCAGTTTTCGTTGTAACTTATCTTTTTCTCGTTGTTCATTtctccttttgatattttataaGGATAATTATGGATTGAAATGaagtatctttttttttttatttcctttaatGTGACATGCTGATGAACAGTGTGAGAGTGAGCAATGAACTAGGAGCAAGGCATCCAAAATCAGCAGCTTTTTCTGTTGTTGTGGTTACGTCGTGGTCTTTCATTCTCTCGGTGATTGCTGCAGTCATCGTTCTTGCATTGCGTAATCTCATCAGTTATGCCTTCACTGGTGGTGAAGTTGTTGCTCAAGCTGTCTCCGATCTTTGTCCATTGCTCGCGATTTCCCTTATACTCAATGGAATTCAACCCGTCTTGTCAGGTAAGAATTTAGCATCTTATCTTTGCAGCCATGTCTTTGATCTCCTAACTAGTTTGATTACCGAAAACAGATCAGCTTGTGTTTGTTGGCCGGATATAACGTTGTCATTTAAGTTCCTAtatgaaggggagccttggcataACTGGTAAAGTTTCTGCCATGTGACCAGAAAGTCACGTCTTGCAAAAATGCAGGATAAGActacgtacaatagacccttgtggttcgGCTCTTCCCCAGActtagcgggagcttagtgcatcgggcTGCCCTTCATTTAAGTTCCTATATGATCCCTTTAAATTCACTATATGAATTGTGATCGGATCTATTCATGTAAAGCAACTTATTCTTTAAAATTTTCCAGGTGTGGCTGTTGGCTGTGGATGGCAAACTTTTGTGGCCTATGTAAATGTTGGCTGCTATTACATTGTCGGAGTTCCATTGGGTGCTCTCCTCGGCTTCCATTTCAAACTTGGAGCTAAGGTAATCACAATATATTCCATTAACGTTCTCAAAACCAAATTGCTAGATCAATCTATTTGTATTGAAGGAAAAATGGGTATATTATTCTGGTGTATACAGGGTATATGGTCAGGAATGCTGGGAGGTACGGTGATGCAGACAATCATTTTGATATGGATCACTGCTCGAACCGATTGGAATAAAGAGGTAATTAAAATCTCTTTATATTTTCTAATGCTTGTAGTTAACCTGGTAGAAATAGACATCATTCTTTCTAACGTACagttcggaaacaacctctctaccttcccaggtaggggtaaggtctgcatacacactacttCCCCAGActcacttgtgggatttcactgggttgttgttgttgataagTCGTCTTTTTACCAATCTATTATAGTTCATTTCTGGGAAATTTTGGTATAACTAATAAACGAAGTTAAGATTTAAGTTAGTCATAAGAAGATATCCTGAATGTGTCACACCATTCTTGAAAAGGATCTCTGCTTCTGTTACCAGTGATGCAATAATTCCAGAGGAATTTGGTCTTGGTACAAAAATATTGCGCAAGCATTCTTTCCTTAAGCTAAACATGAATATACGAGTAGAGGCGGATTTAAAACATGTTCAATGAGTTCTACTGAACTCGTTGTTTTCAGCTTGATCCAGCACATAAGCAAAAAAAATTATACTTGTTTTTTTTGTGCTTGTGTGTGTGATTCTGAATCCACTGACTATAAATTCTGTATTCGCCTTTGATTGCAG encodes the following:
- the LOC104219486 gene encoding protein DETOXIFICATION 40-like, translating into MDSSKNNIYQPFLDNNGNSSLSPQFSETHNFESSNELETVLLDTEIPLWNKLRLATWIEMKLLFHLAAPAVMVYMINYIMSMSTQIFSGHLGNLELAAASLGNTGIQVFAYGLMLGMGSAVETLCGQAFGAKKYDMLGVYLQRSTILLTLTGILLAFVYIFCKPILIFLGESERIASAAALFVYGLIPQIFAYALNFPIQKFLQAQSIVAPSAYISAATLVLHLVMSWVVIYKIGLGLLGASLILSLSWWIIVIGQFVYIVKSERCKQTWNGFSLQAFSGLPVFFKLSAASAVMLCLETWYFQIVVLLAGLLENPELSLDALSICMTISGWVFMISVGFNAAASVRVSNELGARHPKSAAFSVVVVTSWSFILSVIAAVIVLALRNLISYAFTGGEVVAQAVSDLCPLLAISLILNGIQPVLSGVAVGCGWQTFVAYVNVGCYYIVGVPLGALLGFHFKLGAKGIWSGMLGGTVMQTIILIWITARTDWNKEVESAQYRLKKWDDKKESILEE